The Anaeromusa acidaminophila DSM 3853 genome contains a region encoding:
- the purE gene encoding 5-(carboxyamino)imidazole ribonucleotide mutase, with the protein MKVAIIMGSDSDWPRLEGAAKVLKSFGVECEVIVASAHRTPDVVHEFAAGAAERGVKVIIAAAGAAAHLPGVIASFTTLPVIGVPIAATPLAGFDALLSIVQMPSGIPVATMAVDGAKNAAIFAVQILAVGNEELAAKLKEYRKQMAEEVAAKADKVTKIWNEEAAKA; encoded by the coding sequence ATGAAGGTTGCTATCATAATGGGAAGCGATTCCGACTGGCCTAGGCTGGAAGGAGCGGCCAAAGTACTCAAGTCTTTTGGCGTGGAATGTGAAGTCATCGTGGCTTCGGCGCATCGTACGCCGGATGTGGTTCATGAGTTTGCCGCCGGCGCTGCTGAGCGCGGCGTGAAGGTTATTATTGCAGCTGCTGGCGCAGCCGCTCATTTGCCTGGCGTAATTGCCAGCTTTACTACGCTGCCGGTCATCGGCGTGCCGATTGCGGCGACTCCTTTGGCAGGCTTTGACGCTCTTTTGAGCATTGTGCAGATGCCTTCAGGGATTCCTGTAGCGACCATGGCTGTAGACGGCGCTAAGAATGCCGCGATTTTCGCTGTGCAGATTTTAGCTGTAGGCAATGAAGAGCTAGCGGCCAAGTTGAAAGAGTACCGCAAGCAAATGGCTGAAGAAGTAGCCGCTAAAGCGGATAAGGTGACAAAAATTTGGAATGAGGAAGCTGCAAAGGCATAA